A genome region from Proteus vulgaris includes the following:
- the hemY gene encoding protoheme IX biogenesis protein HemY has translation MLKILLLFVVLIAGIIFGPLLAGHQGYVLIQTDDWDIETSVTSLVIIFILLQLALLLIGWGYRRFIGTGSKAYSWFSFRKRNRARKQTSMALMKLAEGDFKEVEKLMSRNADYAEQPVVNYLLAAEAAQQRGDEFRVQQHLERAAELADTNQLPVDITRVRILLAQNENHAARTGVDELLNQAPRHPEVLRLAEVAYTRTAAWQALLDIIPSMQKIALHTDDELEQLRQKAYIGIMGQKMSENGCDGLKNWWKAQPRKVHHDNALRVVLAEHLIECNDPNTAQTIILDGIKRQYDERLILLLPRLKNTDTNVIVKVLNTLIKQHGPTPLLNSTLGQIAMQQGQWAQAEEAFRNALKQRPDVHDFAWLADVLDKQKKSEESAKVRKDALLMTLKKDSVIFEEPKKSQ, from the coding sequence ATGTTAAAAATACTGCTCCTTTTTGTCGTGCTTATTGCGGGCATCATTTTTGGCCCACTATTGGCTGGTCATCAAGGTTATGTGCTTATACAAACTGATGATTGGGATATCGAAACCAGTGTGACTAGCCTTGTCATTATATTTATTTTACTGCAATTAGCCCTACTACTGATTGGTTGGGGTTATCGTCGCTTTATTGGTACAGGCTCAAAAGCATATAGTTGGTTTTCTTTCCGTAAACGTAATCGGGCACGCAAACAAACTAGCATGGCATTAATGAAATTAGCGGAAGGTGATTTTAAAGAAGTTGAAAAACTGATGAGCCGTAATGCAGATTATGCAGAACAACCTGTTGTAAACTACCTATTAGCTGCTGAAGCCGCACAACAGCGAGGTGATGAATTCCGAGTTCAACAACATCTTGAACGCGCAGCTGAGCTTGCTGATACTAATCAGCTCCCAGTTGATATCACACGAGTGCGTATTTTATTAGCACAAAATGAAAATCATGCAGCGCGTACTGGCGTTGATGAATTATTAAATCAAGCCCCCCGCCATCCAGAAGTGTTACGTCTTGCCGAGGTTGCTTATACACGAACAGCGGCTTGGCAAGCATTACTTGATATCATTCCTTCCATGCAAAAAATTGCATTACACACGGATGATGAACTAGAACAATTACGCCAAAAAGCTTATATCGGAATTATGGGACAGAAAATGTCCGAAAATGGCTGTGATGGGCTGAAAAACTGGTGGAAAGCACAGCCTCGTAAAGTACATCATGATAATGCATTGCGTGTTGTGTTGGCTGAACACCTTATCGAGTGCAACGATCCAAATACGGCTCAAACGATCATCTTAGACGGTATTAAACGTCAATATGATGAGCGTTTGATCTTACTCTTGCCTCGTTTAAAAAATACAGATACCAATGTTATTGTAAAAGTGCTTAATACATTAATTAAACAACATGGACCAACCCCATTACTCAATAGCACATTAGGTCAGATAGCAATGCAACAAGGGCAATGGGCTCAAGCTGAAGAGGCATTTCGTAATGCGTTAAAACAACGTCCTGATGTTCATGACTTTGCGTGGCTTGCTGATGTATTAGATAAACAGAAAAAATCTGAAGAGTCGGCGAAAGTGCGTAAAGATGCTTTATTAATGACACTGAAAAAGGATTCAGTCATTTTTGAAGAGCCTAAAAAAAGTCAATAA
- the hemC gene encoding hydroxymethylbilane synthase has translation MSKSTIRIATRQSPLAMWQALYVKEQLQLTHPGLVVELVPMVTKGDIILDTPLAKVGGKGLFVKELELALLESRADIAVHSMKDVPIDFPEGLGLVTICEREDPRDAFVSNHYDSLEELPAGSIVGTSSLRRQCQLKAQRPDLIIRDLRGNVGTRLGKLDNGDYDAIILAVAGLKRLGLNERIRTPLSAEQSLPAVGQGAVGIECRLDDKETRQRLDALNHSRTAICVKAERAMNTRLEGGCQVPIGSYAIWQDDKIWLRALVGSPDGKTILRGERLVTPDNAETAGISLAEELLDKGARAILTAVYQGSTPA, from the coding sequence ATGTCAAAAAGTACCATCCGTATTGCTACCCGCCAAAGCCCTCTTGCTATGTGGCAGGCACTTTATGTGAAAGAACAACTACAACTTACTCATCCAGGTTTAGTCGTTGAATTAGTACCGATGGTCACTAAAGGTGACATCATTTTAGATACACCTTTAGCAAAAGTAGGTGGCAAAGGGCTATTTGTAAAAGAGTTAGAACTTGCTCTACTTGAATCACGTGCAGATATTGCCGTTCACTCTATGAAAGATGTTCCTATTGATTTTCCTGAAGGCTTAGGATTAGTGACTATTTGTGAACGGGAAGATCCTCGTGATGCCTTTGTCTCTAATCATTATGATTCTTTAGAAGAACTACCTGCGGGTAGCATTGTAGGAACATCCAGTTTACGCCGCCAATGTCAATTAAAAGCACAGCGCCCAGACCTAATTATTCGTGATTTGCGAGGTAATGTAGGGACTCGCTTAGGGAAATTAGATAATGGCGATTATGATGCGATTATCCTTGCTGTTGCTGGCTTAAAACGCCTAGGTCTTAACGAGCGGATCCGCACGCCATTATCTGCTGAGCAATCTTTACCCGCCGTTGGGCAAGGCGCAGTGGGAATTGAATGTCGCTTAGATGATAAGGAAACTCGCCAACGCTTAGATGCCCTCAATCACTCACGCACTGCAATTTGCGTTAAAGCAGAGCGTGCAATGAATACTCGCCTTGAAGGCGGTTGCCAAGTTCCTATTGGAAGCTATGCCATTTGGCAAGATGACAAAATTTGGTTGCGGGCTTTAGTCGGTTCTCCTGATGGCAAAACTATTTTACGTGGCGAACGTTTAGTCACGCCAGATAACGCTGAAACTGCAGGTATCTCATTAGCTGAAGAGCTTTTAGATAAAGGGGCTCGCGCGATTTTAACGGCAGTGTATCAAGGTAGCACACCTGCATGA
- the wecG gene encoding lipopolysaccharide N-acetylmannosaminouronosyltransferase: MGSNSIPKYSIRGHNIWGFRDMAHFLDYLYEGTQIKSGSLIAINAEKILTAETDSALNELLNEADYLYADGISVVRGIRRKYPDANVSRIAGADLWEALMERAGKEGTPVFLVGGKPEILSQTENKLKAQWNVNIVGSQNGYFTPQDREALFERIKASGAKIVTIAMGSPKQELFIRACREIHPDALYMGVGGTYDVFTGHVKRAPKAWQNLGLEWLYRLLSQPSRIKRQFKLLKFVGYYYSNKL; the protein is encoded by the coding sequence ATGGGATCCAATTCAATTCCGAAGTATTCAATCCGCGGACATAATATCTGGGGATTTCGCGATATGGCTCATTTTCTGGATTATCTCTATGAGGGGACGCAAATAAAAAGTGGTTCTCTGATTGCTATTAATGCAGAAAAAATTCTCACCGCAGAAACAGATTCAGCACTCAATGAGCTACTCAATGAAGCTGATTATCTTTATGCAGACGGCATCAGTGTTGTACGAGGCATTCGTCGCAAATATCCTGATGCAAATGTTTCTCGTATTGCTGGTGCGGATTTATGGGAAGCATTAATGGAAAGAGCGGGTAAAGAGGGAACCCCCGTTTTTCTTGTCGGGGGAAAACCTGAAATTCTTTCTCAAACCGAAAATAAACTTAAAGCGCAATGGAATGTAAATATTGTAGGTAGCCAGAATGGTTACTTCACACCACAAGATAGAGAAGCGTTATTTGAGCGTATAAAGGCCTCTGGGGCGAAAATAGTGACGATTGCCATGGGATCCCCTAAGCAAGAGTTATTTATTCGTGCATGTCGTGAGATTCACCCTGACGCTTTATATATGGGTGTTGGTGGAACTTATGATGTATTTACAGGCCATGTTAAAAGGGCGCCTAAAGCATGGCAAAACCTTGGACTAGAGTGGTTATATCGTTTGTTATCACAACCAAGCCGAATTAAGCGTCAATTTAAACTGTTAAAATTCGTTGGGTATTACTATTCCAATAAATTGTAA
- the hemX gene encoding uroporphyrinogen-III C-methyltransferase: MTEQKNTNDNDLPKDAAKADENVRYQEVKPVNNKRSGLIGSAVAILVILAIGGGLYYYTNQQASKLSVENQSLKSELAQLQQRQNTYQQRFDNIDSMFNSQKQTIDKLQHERQTTERQIQDLQTRFAAISSADVKSWLLAQADFMVKMAGRKLWNDQDVVTAVSLLKGADSSLAEMNDPSLLEIRRAINEDISSLAALTKIDNDGIILQLNQLANQIDNLRLAGLERNGSPMDKNDETISGSLSDWKQNLSKSWKSFMDDFITIRRRDTAAVPLLAPNQDVYLRENIRSRLLIASQAVPRHQTETYQQSLEAVSTWVRAYFDTSDPSTTAFLDTISELEKQPITLAMPSELKSPILLEKRVEKQIRNLLAQNEYAEPQVAEAQDAQAVDVEHNASESIQDAAADSTAVDAPVTQQGE, translated from the coding sequence ATGACGGAACAGAAAAATACAAATGATAATGACTTGCCAAAAGATGCAGCTAAAGCTGATGAGAATGTCCGCTATCAGGAAGTCAAACCTGTTAATAACAAGCGCTCAGGCCTAATTGGAAGTGCTGTTGCAATCCTTGTTATTTTGGCAATCGGTGGTGGTCTTTACTATTACACCAATCAACAAGCATCAAAGCTGAGTGTAGAAAATCAATCACTCAAATCTGAGCTTGCCCAATTACAACAACGCCAAAATACTTATCAACAACGCTTTGACAATATTGATAGTATGTTTAACTCACAAAAGCAGACTATCGATAAGTTACAACACGAGCGCCAAACGACAGAGCGCCAAATTCAAGATCTACAAACACGCTTTGCTGCTATTTCCAGTGCAGATGTCAAAAGTTGGCTATTAGCACAAGCCGATTTTATGGTGAAAATGGCAGGTCGTAAGTTATGGAATGATCAAGATGTTGTGACCGCGGTAAGTCTACTAAAAGGTGCGGATAGTAGCTTAGCGGAAATGAACGATCCGAGTTTACTTGAGATCCGTCGTGCTATTAATGAGGATATCAGCAGTTTAGCTGCTCTCACCAAAATTGATAATGATGGCATCATTTTACAATTAAACCAGTTAGCAAATCAGATTGATAATCTCCGTTTAGCCGGTTTGGAGCGTAACGGCTCACCCATGGATAAAAACGACGAAACCATTTCTGGTTCACTTTCTGATTGGAAACAGAATCTCAGCAAAAGTTGGAAAAGCTTTATGGATGATTTTATTACCATTCGTCGTCGTGATACCGCAGCCGTTCCTTTATTAGCACCGAATCAAGATGTCTACCTACGTGAGAATATCCGTTCACGTTTATTAATTGCTTCTCAAGCAGTACCTCGTCACCAAACTGAAACTTATCAGCAATCACTGGAAGCTGTATCCACTTGGGTACGTGCTTATTTTGATACTTCAGATCCAAGTACAACTGCATTTTTAGATACGATATCTGAATTAGAAAAACAGCCTATTACGCTTGCAATGCCATCAGAATTGAAGAGCCCGATACTGCTAGAAAAACGTGTAGAAAAGCAAATCCGCAATTTACTGGCTCAAAATGAATACGCAGAGCCACAAGTTGCAGAAGCCCAAGATGCTCAAGCAGTAGACGTTGAACATAATGCATCAGAAAGCATACAAGATGCCGCTGCTGATAGTACAGCGGTTGATGCACCCGTAACACAACAAGGAGAATAA
- the hemD gene encoding uroporphyrinogen-III synthase, with translation MSILVTRPNPAGKALVQRLINAGQTAFQAPLIEITAGRELPLLNAKLTGLRAGDCVFLLSKNAVSYANWQLNQLQQSWPDTLSYYGIGQSTAKDFQHLSSLPICYPEQGETSEDLLDLPALNQVKNKQILLLRGNGGRDLLATTLSQRGAIVDECECYQRLFINYSPEDFALQWEKAQVDTLVVTSGEMLQQLFDLVAESKKAWLLNCHLFVVSERLATIAKTLGWETVTVAESANNDALFHALIQNLNETPI, from the coding sequence ATGAGTATTTTAGTTACTCGCCCCAACCCAGCAGGAAAGGCATTAGTCCAGCGTTTAATTAATGCAGGGCAAACAGCTTTTCAAGCACCTTTGATAGAGATCACCGCAGGTCGTGAACTCCCTTTATTAAATGCTAAACTAACAGGATTAAGGGCGGGTGATTGTGTATTTTTACTTTCTAAAAATGCGGTGTCATACGCAAACTGGCAACTAAATCAATTACAGCAATCATGGCCAGATACGCTATCCTATTATGGAATAGGTCAAAGCACAGCGAAAGATTTCCAACATTTAAGCAGTCTTCCAATTTGCTACCCTGAGCAAGGAGAAACCAGTGAAGATCTTCTTGACCTTCCTGCGCTTAATCAGGTGAAAAACAAGCAAATATTACTGCTGAGAGGTAACGGTGGTCGTGATTTACTCGCAACAACATTGAGTCAACGAGGCGCAATTGTTGATGAATGCGAATGTTACCAACGCCTATTTATTAATTATTCCCCCGAAGACTTTGCGCTTCAATGGGAAAAAGCACAGGTTGATACGCTTGTTGTCACTAGCGGTGAAATGTTACAACAACTCTTTGATCTGGTCGCTGAATCTAAAAAAGCATGGCTGTTAAACTGCCATTTATTTGTGGTTAGTGAACGATTAGCAACAATAGCAAAAACATTAGGGTGGGAAACCGTCACCGTTGCTGAAAGTGCCAATAATGATGCTTTATTTCATGCATTAATACAGAACCTAAATGAGACGCCGATATGA